From the genome of Silurus meridionalis isolate SWU-2019-XX chromosome 12, ASM1480568v1, whole genome shotgun sequence, one region includes:
- the LOC124394807 gene encoding olfactory receptor 52D1-like, which produces MENISTILMFTLSGLDGTIEYSYLFFSLTVLAYNFILLCNITIIFCIASNRQLHEPMYIFLCNLCVNALYGTSGFYPKLMYDLLSHIHSISYTGCLIQIFVIYSSVLCDYSTLTVMAYDRYVAICRPLKYHSEMTNHKIIKCILFCWLAPFSSMGILILLTSRLTLCGSNIEKLYCENWAVVKLACSSTTVNNVIGYIIILVYFGHALLIVCSYIQLIEKCKNSPEGKHKFMQTCMPHLLALFNVTIALLFDVLYSRYGSTSFPQALRNFFAVDFLFMPPILNPIIYGLKLTKIRKQCLQLCCNSLK; this is translated from the exons ATGGAAAATATTTCAACCATTTTAATGTTCACCCTCTCTGGTTTAGATGGAACAATAGAATACAGTTATCTGTTTTTTTCGTTGACAGTATTGGCTTATAATTTTATCTTACTGTGTAATATCACCATTATTTTCTGTATTGCTTCAAATAGGCAGCTTCATGAGCCTATGTAcatatttttgtgtaatttatgTGTAAATGCTCTCTATGGCACATCTGGATTCTACCCTAAATTAATGTATGATTTGCTCTCCCATATTCATAGTATTTCTTATACAGGATGTCTGattcaaatatttgttatttattcatctgtttTATGTGACTATTCAACTTTAACAGTCATGGCATATGACAGGTATGTGGCAATTTGTAGACCACTTAAATACCACTCAGAAATGACAAAccacaaaattataaaatgtatacttttttgTTGGCTTGCACCATTTTCTTCCATGGGTATTTTAATCTTGCTAACCTCAAGACTAACTTTATGTGGCTCAAATATTGAAAAGCTATATTGTGAAAATTGGGCAGTTGTTAAACTAGCATGTTCCTCTACAACAGTGAATAATGTAATTGGATACATAATTATACTTGTGTATTTTGGACATGCACTGTTGATTGTTTGCTCATATATTCAATtgattgaaaaatgtaaaaattcacCAGAGGGCAAGCACAAATTCATGCAGACTTGTATGCCACACCTGCTGGCGTTGTTTAATGTTACTATTGCCTTGTTATTTGATGTTCTTTACAGTCGATATGGTTCAACTTCTTTTCCACAGGCTTTAAGAAATTTTTTTGCagtggattttctttttatgcCCCCTATTTTAAATCCCATTATTTATGGATTAAAACTGACTAAAATACGTAAACAG tgcctccagctttgttgtaacagtttgaaa